In one Thioclava sp. ES.031 genomic region, the following are encoded:
- a CDS encoding GNAT family N-acetyltransferase, giving the protein MNGVRIISYEAEHEAAWNAFVAQSRNGTFLHSRTFMDYHADRFEDRSAIAVSGDEIVGLFAAHAAGQKIASHNGMTFGGLVYGMDHRASLVCDVLGALIEHYGSLGFSKMTYKPVPHIFHKYPSEEDLYAIFRQSGKLIRRDLSAVIPPNGPAKISTLRKRGNKKALKNNVAIREGDFYGLFHKLLEQTLKKHGADPVHSLSDFDILKQRVPDRIKLIGAFEGDELVAGTWLFLFGHVIHTQYLASSQRGQEIGALDMVIFRVLELAKDQNLHVSFGASTESGGAVLNEGLMAQKEGFGARAMVLDQYEIAI; this is encoded by the coding sequence GTGAATGGCGTCCGTATCATTTCCTATGAGGCGGAGCATGAAGCGGCTTGGAACGCCTTTGTCGCGCAATCTCGCAACGGCACTTTCCTGCATTCCCGCACTTTTATGGACTATCACGCCGATCGTTTCGAGGATCGGTCTGCTATTGCCGTCTCGGGAGATGAAATTGTTGGGCTGTTCGCCGCTCATGCGGCGGGTCAGAAAATCGCAAGCCACAACGGCATGACTTTCGGGGGCCTCGTCTATGGCATGGACCATCGAGCCTCGCTCGTTTGCGACGTGCTCGGAGCCCTCATTGAGCACTACGGATCACTGGGGTTCAGCAAGATGACGTATAAACCAGTTCCTCATATATTCCACAAATACCCTTCAGAAGAAGATCTCTATGCGATCTTCCGGCAAAGCGGAAAGTTAATCCGTCGCGACCTTTCAGCAGTCATACCACCTAACGGCCCAGCCAAGATCAGCACATTGCGTAAACGGGGCAACAAAAAGGCTCTGAAAAACAACGTAGCTATTCGCGAGGGTGACTTTTACGGATTGTTTCACAAGCTGTTGGAGCAGACGCTCAAAAAGCACGGTGCCGATCCGGTTCATTCTCTAAGCGACTTCGACATTTTGAAGCAAAGGGTTCCAGACCGGATCAAGCTGATTGGTGCTTTTGAGGGCGATGAGCTCGTGGCCGGGACCTGGCTGTTCCTCTTTGGCCACGTTATTCACACGCAGTACTTGGCTAGCTCGCAAAGAGGGCAGGAAATCGGCGCGCTAGATATGGTGATTTTCCGCGTGCTTGAGTTGGCCAAAGACCAGAATCTTCATGTAAGTTTCGGAGCCTCGACCGAAAGCGGTGGGGCGGTATTGAACGAAGGGCTAATGGCGCAGAAAGAGGGCTTTGGTGCCCGCGCAATGGTCCTAGACCAATACGAAATCGCGATATGA
- a CDS encoding GNAT family N-acetyltransferase yields the protein MIDKAFLKASREWLLDPTFRELIMAQPVDKAAQEAWFASLAERSDYLIWGLKTSEWIGACGIKNIDFDNRSAEYWGYIYPAHLRGAGIGWQVLHFIVSKARSFGIDKLWLRVSKNNQSAILTYERWGFSRVCSEGHDIIRMELFL from the coding sequence ATGATAGACAAGGCGTTTCTCAAGGCATCACGTGAGTGGCTCTTGGACCCGACTTTCAGAGAGCTAATAATGGCTCAGCCGGTCGATAAAGCAGCACAAGAAGCATGGTTTGCATCACTTGCCGAGAGAAGCGACTATTTGATCTGGGGCCTCAAGACCTCCGAGTGGATCGGAGCCTGTGGCATCAAGAACATCGACTTCGACAACCGTTCGGCTGAGTACTGGGGCTACATCTACCCAGCCCACCTTCGTGGCGCAGGGATCGGCTGGCAGGTGCTCCACTTCATAGTCAGCAAAGCCCGCAGCTTCGGAATCGATAAGTTGTGGTTGCGCGTAAGCAAAAACAATCAGTCTGCAATTTTGACCTACGAACGTTGGGGCTTTTCCAGAGTTTGCAGCGAGGGGCACGATATCATCAGGATGGAGTTATTTCTGTGA
- a CDS encoding MarR family EPS-associated transcriptional regulator, whose product MAGQRSKIQEDVRFRILRLLEENPELSQRDLAREVGISTGSVNYLLKALTEKGFVKLGNFKAAEDKRRYAYLLTPKGVAEKAAITQRFLARKMAEFEALKAEIEALRADIDSGVSGSCANGQ is encoded by the coding sequence ATGGCAGGCCAGCGCAGCAAGATCCAGGAAGATGTTCGCTTTCGTATCCTGCGTCTGCTCGAGGAAAACCCGGAACTGTCGCAGCGCGACCTCGCCCGCGAGGTGGGCATCAGCACCGGGAGCGTGAACTACTTGCTCAAGGCGCTCACCGAGAAAGGCTTCGTGAAGCTCGGGAACTTCAAGGCGGCAGAAGACAAGCGACGCTACGCCTACCTGCTGACGCCGAAAGGCGTGGCGGAGAAGGCGGCGATTACGCAGCGGTTTTTGGCAAGGAAGATGGCGGAGTTTGAGGCGTTGAAGGCGGAGATTGAGGCGCTTCGAGCGGACATTGACAGCGGTGTCTCTGGCAGTTGTGCGAATGGGCAATAA